The Candidatus Obscuribacterales bacterium sequence CAGCGCCACCGCAATCAGCCCTTGGCCGCTGGAGATATTTTCATTCCAGCTACCCGGAAAATAGAGGGAGAGATGCGCCCCAGCTATGCCCGCCAGGAGGCTGCCCAGAATGATGCACAGCGCCTGGACGCGTTTGACCGGAATGCCCATCGCTCTGGCCGCCGCCGGGCTTTCCCCCACCGCCCGCACAATTAAGCCCCAGCGGGTGGATGTAAAAAATCCTTGCATCAGAGGGGCGATCGCCAACCCCAGCAGCAGCAGCGGGCTCAGTTGCAACGCCGACTGCACCTGCGGCAGCGAACTCCAGCCCCCCAGGGAAATGGCCGGAAGCTGGGGGGCAATCGGCTGGATATAGGGTTTTCCCAGGTAAAACGCACACCCACCCCCAAACAACATCATGGCGATACCGACAGAAATATCATTGACCTTGGGGCGTTGTACGAGCCAGGCATGGATCATGCCCATCACGACACCCGCGCCCGCCGCTGCGAGCACCCCCACCCAGGGCGATCCGCTGTGAAACGAGGCCGCATAGGCACTCATAGCTCCCATCAGCAGAGCGCCTTCTAAACCCAGGTTGATTTTGCCGCTTTTCTCCGTCAGGCATTCGCCTAGGCTGACCAGCAAAAACGGGACACTGCCTCGCAAAACCCCACCCAAAATCGCCAGGGGCACCCCCAACCATCCAAGAGAATCTGGGGTC is a genomic window containing:
- a CDS encoding ABC transporter permease, which codes for MTPDSLGWLGVPLAILGGVLRGSVPFLLVSLGECLTEKSGKINLGLEGALLMGAMSAYAASFHSGSPWVGVLAAAGAGVVMGMIHAWLVQRPKVNDISVGIAMMLFGGGCAFYLGKPYIQPIAPQLPAISLGGWSSLPQVQSALQLSPLLLLGLAIAPLMQGFFTSTRWGLIVRAVGESPAAARAMGIPVKRVQALCIILGSLLAGIAGAHLSLYFPGSWNENISSGQGLIAVALVIFAHWKPMQCLYAALLFGGTQGLGPVLQSVGVESYYYVFNALPYVLTLTVMVLTCSPHHASEGA